CAGGTAACTAATGCCTACGAGAATACAtctcactttattttaaagttaatttctaTGAAGGTGACctcataaaataacaaaactgaagcaTAAAAGTAGCTGCAATTTAGGGTTTATTTTGTACAGTAGTTAAAAAGCAAAGTACAGTGAGACGTATTTGGATATTGTATGAACTGTACTTGTTCATACACCCAGTGGAGCAGAAGAAATCAGTGCAATAGGCATGTGCTTTTTATTGCTCCGTAATTGATGTGACACAACACAGTACAGCAAGAGAAACTCCAGAGAAAATGAACCCTTGGCCTATTTAAAGATTCTCAGTGGAGATTATGAAATTATAAATTATGAAAGGCTTGAAGACaggagtgttttgtttctgagttCTCACCCAGCAAGATACAAACTATTGAgtcaagatgaaaaaaataattaaaaacttacAAGCGATGGATTTATAATTAACTTGAAaatgtttggctgttttttgttgtcacaGGATGACTTGAGGCTTTGGGTGAGTCTGATTTTGGCTAGCAAAGTTTATCGTATTTTCTCCTGAACTTCACATTCAGAAGGGCAAATGGTTTTTGATGTTGCGATGGACATGTTTTCGACTTTCTGGTCAACAGAATGGACACATCTGTCTATGaggtgaaaaagcaaaaaaaaagatcaggcaatgttgttttctgaatatttgtatttaaaataattaatgtaAAAATCTACCAACAACTCTAGTAGTCTTATTTGTAATATGTACACATATTTGTGTGGTTTCTGCTATTTTTCCTCCTGAATAGCTTTTTTATACCAACTTCTgctaaagcaaatgttttttttttgttgttgtttttttacaaatttgattttaaaaaatgactaaatgagGTGAAAATGTCCTCCAGAGCTCCTCAGAATACCCATCAAGTTCCAGCTGAGAAGTATTGAGTCAAACAAGAATCAATATGAAGCCCTAATGTGACTTGTAGGAATACTATTGATTTTAAACTCAAGTCAAATGAGAATACATATGCAGCAGGATATTGCATGTTTGTGCTGTTCTCCATACtatgttttcaaataaataaagaatataatttgaaaaatcaactaaaacaaTGAGAtattgaagaaataaaatgatgtgaTATCTTTGTCTTTTGAATACTAAAACAAATTGACCATAAAGGCTGCTGGATGCGAGTCTGTTTAGAAACAATGATGTACTGGAAGTACAGAGCTTCATGTTACAGATGTGGGGAAAGAGATCTTAAGAGTCTGTCAACAAAGTCTGAACTACAGAGAGAGCCCATTGAATCAGGAAAATAGATGGCAGCAACATCTTCCAGCTTAACTCACATAGATGATATAAAGTAAATGCATTCCTTGTTTTTAATATACTAAAATATGCTGTGTGAATGTTAGCACTGAATCATTTATATTAAGCAAATGCGGCCAGTTGCTTTGTCTTTCAGAAATGTTGCTGCTTCAGTTAAAGATGTTTGGTCCTGATGAGGCTGATGGAGAAGAGACTGATGACATGTTTGATGGACCTGGCTCTGAATCGTGCATACTGAGATCAATAAGCTTGTCTCATTTATTAATACTGGAGAAATTTGAGTACATACGTGcaatttagctattttttttagctttttagtgacttttttgttttgtttttatgttcattttattattatcaatgtggttttcctaattttctctgtgtttgatgTCTCTGTGCTGCACTCTCAGTTAATGAGCCTTGaggtgctgtttgtgctgcatcTCTTTAACAATCCTCTCTCTGGCTCACAGTGGCCAATACTCTTCTTCAGTGTTCACTACAAATAAATCGCCGTTGATGCTCACAAAAGACAGAATATTTCCAAATTGGGAGCTTTAAAATTTCCCATCATTAGGTTAAAAGAAACGACAGAGTGAATCCAAATAAGAGGTGAAATGTATGTATTTGTTATTGCCACATCGTGATTCCTCACTGGCACCATGTCTTGATCTGTTGGATCTGCAAATGACTCATCTTGCAGTTGATATGACTAACAAAGAAGTCACTGTGTTGTCCAGCATACCTCTCTCCTGAAGTCAGTCAGGCCAGGTGACAGACAAGCAGctggacagacagactgacagggAGCAGCActtggaaacacaaacaccccTGGGTGTTATTTTGGGTCCATGATTCACTGCTAGTGGCTGTCCAATTGGATTTTCAGATAAAAGCTTCCAGCACAACGAGTTTTGCCACAGCTGTTGGCCTACCACAAACTGGGCAATTTATCTGGtaatacacacacaatcacacatgCAGAATGATTCGGACAATCTAAAGCACTCAAATCTGAATGGtgccatttttatttccatgcTTCTTCTCGTTTATCctacagacacagaaaatgcGCACACACTAAATACAAACCCCCTGTATCAGCTCATATTCCAGGCTCATGCTGTGGCTGTGTGTTGTCACTGCCCTCATGCGTGTACATATGTGTAAATATCTGATGCCCAGTATGTTTGGCTGCAGGACCTATATATTCAGCCTGATCCCTCTGATGCTCACTGAAACGTGAAACTCCAAGACTTCTGTCCAAgaatgtgattctgtttcctcATTGCTTTGCATCTATCTTTGTGCATCGTTCCTGCCCCTGGGCGTTTGTAAATCTGTGCTGTCTTCAATAATTTTACATCTATCAAAGAACAATATCTACATAATAAGCCAAACACAACAATTTGCTTTCATATCAAAAgcaaatcacatttatttttccaaaaatttatATTATCATTgactttaaacttgtttatacatttatatgTGTGTGACATTGAtttcaaatccattttttaataattgatGGTCTATTTGCATGAATCTTTAGATCACAGATTTGTTTAAGTTCAtaaagttgtattttgtttagACTTACTGAGCATTGCCAAAATTTATCCTACTTTGATATTcgactctgttttttttagctgaacCGGATAACATTCACAAGCAGTGTATCTGCACTTAGTCACAGGAGTGCTTCAAGCCAAATCATAGCATCAGCATACTAACATGCCCatgataaaaatgtcaaagtgcTGATGTCTGTAACAGACCATGTTTATCATCTCAATTTACCACTGCAGCTCTctaacactagctaaaagccagcAGAGTCTACGATATTAAAATTAATCCTGTGGGGAATCTAATTGTCGGGCCAAGTTTTCATAGCAGTCTTTTTAGTAAAAGTACCACCCCGTGGTGGTGCAAAATGGAAATCTACGTAATTAGGAAAGTCATTTTGATAAATTacttggaaattaaaaatgactgtagagaattttattacagtttattgaaaagtttattaaatattttagaatgaacaaaatggataaaagaaaatctaCTTTCTTGAGAAACAAATATCCACACTAGTGTTTACAAAGCACTGAGACCATCAGATCTTGACAGACTGTAATAGAATTATACTGAGCGAAGATGACTTTACATTACTGCCTTGCTTCTGATGCTTTCAGGTCCAGAAACCATGCTGAAGCCCCCCCTAAGTCTCTTCAGTCATCCGCAGCAGCCCTTCCATTACATGGACTCTCTGCACCCCTTGGGACCTCCACCAATGGCACCTGCACAGCCTCTTGGGCCACCTCCCATTGCCCCTACTCAGGCAATTGGACCCCCAACTCTAGCCCCTACTCAGAGTTTAGGACCTCCTCACATAACTGCTTCCCATACATTAAGGCCTCCAGCTATTATCCCACCACACACATTGGCTCCACCTCCAATGCCTCCAGCTCAGCCAATGTGCCCTCCACCAATGGCACACACTTTAGGGCCCCCACCTGTAGATCCCACACAAGCAATAGTACCTCCCACCATGGACCTCACACAGTCACTTGGACCTCCACATCTCACCCCTGCCCAAGCACTGGTGCCACCGCCGGTAGTGGCACCTGCAGCCAATCGATTTCCCCTGCCTCCAAGTCCCTTGTCCTCACCCCCTGCTCCAGACCCTGACCCTTCACAGATGCCATCAAGGCCTCCAGGGCCATCCCTGAATCCACCTCCAGTTTCAAGCTACATCTGTGGTCCTGTTCCAGGTCAGGCAGCACCGACCAGTGAGCAGCCCCAGGATGAGAGCTCCTCACTGGGGatggaggaccaggaggactCTCTTGGGCTAGAAGAACTGTGTAAACCACTGTACTGTAAACTCTGCAATGTTACACTAAATTCTGCTCAGCAGGCACAAGCTCACTATCAGGTGAGGGAAAACACACATTCAAACTTGTGCAAAGTATAAAATACttaacataaacacaaaattcTGTCTTTTTACTAAGGGAAAGAACCACAgtaaaaaattaagaaatttcTACGCTGGAAGCCAACAGCCACCAGCCATCAGGATCCCAGAAGTCCTGGAAGGGGCTGGTCAGACTGCAGGGTCAGGATCTACAGATGGTGACGCAGGCAGGCAGGTCAGGCCACCCTTCACCTTCTCAGCATTAACTtacttaaatgtttaatttaaggaGGAGGGTGGATTGCTGCTGAAGTGGCAACTCTGCTGATAGAAGCTGTTTTCTCTGAGGTGGTTGATGAAAACTGCAGTCACTCAACAGTTTCTACACAGAATCTACAGTACTTTCAGTCCTGAACAGTCTACTTTTTCTTTAGAACAGTTCATAAGATATCTTGTTATATTGACAAAAACCTtgagtaaatataaaaatgtgtttcagtttgtatttGGAAGTTTCTATCTCCAGTCATTCCTTTCATTCTTTTACAATTGGCAATCAGACAAATTGACACAGATTCTGCTTTCTAGTGGcccctttttttcttccgtTTTTCAATGTTTACTCCATAACTTTTTTCATCGCAAACACTGCTGCTTTGTCTTGTGTCCGCAGGCCCTGTATAAGGGGGCGCCTCGGGTCATCTTGGCCACAGAGAACGACTATTGTAAACTGTGTGATGCCTCCTTCAGTTCACTAGCTGTTGCACAGGCCCACTACCAGGGCAAGAACCACGCCAAGAAGCTACGCCTGGCTGAGGCCCAACAGAACTCCAATAACATGTGGGTCTGGGTCAAGAAATATCTTTTGTACTGGCGACAGGTTTCATCCTTATTCAGCTTCAGACAGTTGAATTGTTGAAGATTGTTAAATATACtttgaaatttttgagattCTTGTTTTAAGAATTTTATAGCTCCATATTTTTCCTGTAATCTTCTGtggtacatatatatatatatatatatatatatgtaccttAAACTTTGAGATTCAAAGTGATTTTatcacctgttcacctgttaTTCACCTGTTTTAGAGAAGGAAACAATGAGACAGCCCCCAGAAAAAATCGGAAAGATGGCAGTGAATATCGACTGGTAAAAAACCGCCGCAGCCCACAGCTGCCTGCTGCTATGCCAGGTAAAAAGGGAGATAAATGATTAATAAACTAATGTaattaaatttctttattttaaaatgatgataTGTCTAGCCTAATGTGAGATTTTCAGCccatacattttattaaatgttgaatttgAAACTGCATATTAATTCAGTTAGTCAGTAGTTAACAggttgatttattatttttgtattatttgtatCATAATGTATTATTTTCTTGCATTAATTCGGTCAGTTCATAAAGCACGATGCCCTTTATCTGTGTGCATAagtaaagtgtatttttatgtcCAAATCAGCAGATAAGGCTTTCCTAGCTCAAGTAgcattgaaagaaaaaataactgcTCCTGTTTTAATTTGCTGATTACAGTCAACAAAAGAAATTAGAAATTACTTCATTGTGCAAGACAACACTAAACACTTGATAAGTCTAATGCATATAACTTGGTGTtcaaattagattttctttcaacagtgtcataaaaaacataaatgtgcaCATATCTTCAGTGAATACTTTCAGCAGCTTTTGGTATTTGTCTTTGAGAAGAAGGTTCATTTACAGTTTGGGTGTTTGTCTATATGATGTctgcttttgttgttggtggtgtgtgtgtgtgtgtgtgtgtgtgtgtgtgtgtgtgtgtgtgtgtgtgaaaacggATACAGGAAAAGTAACGTCAGACTGTCTGTTGGCGTTAACCATCCCCTTCTTGCTATGTCTGTACCTACTGTCTTTTCACAAACAGAATCATTAGCAATTCCACTAATAATTAAAAGGACTAAATCGCACTAAAAAGCAAATGAccctttctgtctctttcagcTCCTCTTTCTCACCACAACATTCTGCTCatgtcatcagttttttttttttgatggatAAGTCCTAAAGTAGCTGTCCTCTTGCCTGCGGTTACTTTGTTGCTGACTTCTTATTTTTAgtctcttcctgtttctcatatttctgcagtttgtacacaaacgaaaaaacaaacaatttttgtCCTTTGTATCATTTTAATGTAATCTCATTTGCCTTAAAGCCTCTCTTTCTTCACATTGTTATGGATTGTTATTTCAGATAAAGATAATGTGACTCATTTggtaaaattttttttaacaatatttaacaCTACTTTTAAGAGcataaattgtcttttttaatgtcctctgcttggttttttttgctATATACAAGGTCTGCAGCTTTTACACAAAAGAAGCACATCTTAAGCAGAAAAACTGTTATATAAAACATAGTCAAAAACTCCTGGTCTGAAAAATCAAGCCAATGTCGAActtctttaaaactgcattaactACATCTAAAGACCACAAGAGGGAGTCTGCAATGACTGTTTTGTAGAAGTGTAAAGATGGTTAACCACCTTCATGCTCATTCAGTTACTAGGGGTAAAGATTTAGCAAATATCTGGTTTTAATCAATAGTTTTATGTCTTCTCCACTGCAGCTAAATTTAAAAGGCTGTAACAAGTATTTTGATTCAGTAAGAATTGAGAATAAGAACTACGTGAGAACACTTGAAGACATTCAGATTTGCATTTTATCGTAAGAATTAAACACAAAGATCCAAACATATTAAATTCAGAATTTACAGTTTTTCCCctaatttattttgtctatttttgtcctGCATTGCAGTGTCCCTTCTGTCATGGTAGTTATATCTCAAGTGAAACATCCTCTTCATGTGTGTCTGCTACTGATTTCTCTCCTGCCTGTGTTGCTTCTTTTGCTCCTTCTAGGGCCATACTACAACCCCAGACCGAGGCAGCGTATCCCCAGGGATTTAGCCATGTGTGTAACTCCCAGTGGACAGTTCTACTGCTCCATGTGCAACTGCGGAGCCGAGCAGGAGTCAGACTTCAGGCAGCATCTGGAGAGCAAGCAGCACAAAGCCAAAGTGTCGGAGTTAAGATACCGCCATGAGATGGAAAACCTCGGCTACAGCTAAGAGGGGAGAGAAAAGATGGAGACTAAAGTAAGGAGGAAAAAGATGGCAGGGGTAAGCACCAGGGGCAGTGGATGTAAAAACTGCCCTTTATTTGCAGAGTATTTTAAGGGAAAGCTATTACGCCCCAAACAGCCGCCaggtctttttattgtttatttgatttatggAACAAATCTACAAATCTAGACAGAAGCATATATACTACATGTATGACTGTAGCTCAAATGGTAGATCAGGTTGTCCACTAAGTGCAGGGTAAATAGTTTCATCTCCTCATATATCAAATCCTTTGAGCCAAGAGAGAGTGGCTCCTTATGGACAATTCAGATCTATTCTACCATAGGAAGCTAGCTTCAGTCTGTGTTGTTAGTCAGAGTGCAACATACAGAGAAAATTTAAGATTTTTAATATATAGCTAGGAAACAAAGGATTTTtggtactgaaaaaaaaaacctgataatTTTCTGGTTTACTCTCATTCTAATCTTTGTGCAGGTTTCAATCTGACTCAGGTTACAAGTGAATGCAATTGGGCTGCAAAGAAATCTTTGGCTTGTTCAGACAATAAGAAGAAGACTAGTGACCAGGAAACTTGTTGAAGTTTTCAGAGAAACTCTCACAGAAAAGAACGGCATGCAGAGAGTTGAAAAGAGAATAAACATGTGAAAATAAACTCATAGAAAAACAATTGAGACACAAAATTTTTAGCTAGAGGACCATTTTTAATGTCTTGTGTATGGAACAGCACTGCAAGTATTTTTTTACTTAGGGTCTTGCTGCAGGGCCTCTATATAGACTGCAGAGCCACACACGGCCCAGAGGAGAAAATTCAGTGTCTTTATTACATAACAGAGGTAATAAATTCAGAGCACTAATTGCtacttttagaataaaaatcaaagcacAATAAACTTAATCTTGCATAACAGTGTTAAGTGAAACTGTGAGCCTTGGCTGACCCTTGACCTGTTCTTTAGTATGTTTCAGGCGCACCGATGAGCCTTGTTTAGGCATTTCAACGGAATTAGGCCAAAGCTCTGGTCAGCCTTTTTGGCAATACAGTAGCAACTAATATGTACTGTGGTAGGATTTTTCTATAAGCTATGTTATATTAAATTATACAAATGTTATgtaaatatagcaaaataataTTAGTCTTGTAAATATAGTATATTAAACAGGAATCTTATTGATTCTTTAATTAATGTTAGCCTCTCAATCTATTGTAGGAAGTCAtaatcagtttattattatCAGGAATCTTGTACATGCACACTGACTGAATGtctcagcagtttttttatttactttgttttcctAGTCTTCACTGTAGGCCCTTCACATCACTCTAAAGTACCTCTGGTACCATCAGCATATAATTAAAAGCTGCTAGTGCCCTCATTTTGTCTGCATGTGGCAGAAGTGGCTGCCTCTGAAGTGAAACTACTTTAGATGCAGGTACAAGCTAAACaactaaagaagaagaaacatttacTCACAGTAATATGTACAATTAAAAGTCTTTAAGACCAAACTTTAAAGTAGTTTACAAATTGCAAAGTTCCTGGATAGTTTAGGTTATTAGACAGTTTAACTCTCCTAATTTCCCAATCAACTCTGACTCCCAGAGAGGACATAACTGGGTTTTATTGCAGAATAAATGGCAAAAAAGTGAATAGACATGAATGAATCTGCAGACCCATCTGTTTGGTTGTTGCTCTCATCCTCATATGACCCAGGTTCAGCAGATAGTTagaatcaaattattttttatctgtttttgtttatctaatATTCAGTTCCATTTCAGTGTTGCTGAGCTGAACAGAACGGAGTCACAGTATTTTGAGTTTACagtggttttaaataaataaatactgtccTTAATTaatgctaaaatataaaaaatgtatatattatattgcttaaaatacaaaaaacttgACTTTCAAATTATCACTgacaaactaaattaaataaaaaaatatattttattagtgCCAAAAGAGTTATTGTTGTAGTAAAATATCTAAGGATctgtgaattatttattttgcactttaGTAGTAGTAATttagacatacacacacatctgtgCACACACAAGTACGTgcataaaaacaagtcaaatttgcataaataaatgtgttgaaaaataaaaatgaaagcagcatcCTTGCTTTCTGCTTGCTAGATGTAGTTTTCTGCAGGGAGTCATCtgttaatatgttttatttgtctgaggagcacaaacacacacctgactACAAAGATACTCAGGAGAATAGTGCTGCAAGGAGAATGTGGTGTAGTGTTTGAGGGACAAAGAAAGATCTTGATAGAATACCTGTGCAGTTTAATCAAAAGGAACAGTGACAAGCTGATGAAAGCAGAGCTGTAAGGTGAGACACAACTAGTCACGTTTTTAATGTTAGAGTAGCAGCCTTTTCAAAAGCACTTCTCCTTATCCTAAAAATAACATGCTTTTGTCTTTCATGAAAGCACTGGTGGCATCACGTTTCATTGTGATGACAAAATTGTGAATTGAAAATGAGTTTCACACTCCGGTGCAGCTACTGAACAGCCTGAGCAagttcaggaaataataaactGCAGAGGAATGGAGAGAATGAGAAAATGATAGGAAACTGTGCAGCCAACCAGAAAAGACAGTGCTCTGAAAACCCTTGATTTGGTTTGAAATGATTTGTGACGGCTTTACTGTGGTAATAGtagttgtttgtttaaaacactaaacactGAATTCTCTACAACATACGTACTTTAACAAAATCCTTACATGCTATAGCCATAATACTGACACAAGTAATGCGCAGTTTAACCAAAGACTGAAATTTCTGTGCCAGATTGATCTGTGTACAATTGTTTTTCTTATCTACCTTTTAGGTagtgaaatgaaaaaatactctttgtcacatttcttaatgagaatattttgaataataaaaacacaacctgtCTTTGTTgcacagagtaaaaaaaaaaccctcgtCTGCATTAACACCCAATTTATTAAGAGCCTCAAAATACTCCGGTCTGTAGCAGAACTGACAGCACAGTGCATGACCCGCTTGTTTTTAGAGAAGATAACACAGCTGCAACCTGGAGATCAAAGCAGCTTTATTGCAACAGGGCATTCATGTGAACAATGCTCAGACCGCCTGCATAAATCTATCTTTGCCATAACCAGATtcacacccctggtctaaatgGAAAATGACCACATCAAGTTTGAATCTGAGTTGTAGAAACTGTCTGTCTCAGAACGTATGCTCTGGCTGCTCAAAGTAAATTTAACCATGGAAAGGAACCCCAGAACAGACCAAAATGTCCACTGTTCCATTAGGGGGAAAATCACCAAAATCAATGAAATACAGACATAATTTTGTGTGACATTTATGTTCTAGATCTccattatatttattatattaccTCTAAACCACATATGTGTGCTCATAACACGACAGTAGGTGTAAAGGAATTAGtatcaaaatgattttttttaatgacagcagcGTCGAGATTCCTTGGAAACATTAAAGAAATGACCAGGGCTTTAATTTATATatcaaaaagagtaaaaacataaCATGGATTGCACAATTGTTGAATTCAgtacatgtttttattaataatctCCAGcccaaatattttatctttagttaaaaaagaaattaaaataataatttaaagattAACACTAATATTTTATggacttttgtttaaattgtgctttttagTTACAAAGTATAGAGGTGGGTAACCATAATATCAAAATACTTAATGTATTTACTGATGTGTTTTAGCAGCAGAATTTAtagttctgtgttttgttgtaaatgacagaaaagtgtTTCATATTGCACCACAAGAATTGTGTTTGATTTATATTGTGCATGAATAAAGTTGCATCTAATAACCACTGAGATGTATCAGAGATAAAATATAAGGATGCTCTTTAATAATGTTCTGATAAAGTTTATGTGAAGAGATTTATTGAGTGGTACCTTCTTAAGGTGAAGTGTCTCATCTTCAAGTTCAGATTGATCGGTAGCCATTGGGGCCTAATGACACTAGAAAACAGTACTAGACAAAACCAAATTTTGCACTTACTATAAAAAGGGCATTGgtatttataaagaaaagtaTTTTAGCATATGTTTTTAGGTTCGAATGAAGACTTTACTATCTTTGTCATCATATACCTCTCAATAATTTGAAACTTTGGCGTAAAAGTTTCAGTCGTGACAAATGTGTATCATATTTGTAATTTTGTGCATTTATCAAATTACTGCAATGTTGAATTATTCAGATCAGGGTAGATGGGCAACAATGTGAGGTTAAGTTTAAAAGTATAACACTGTCACTTGTTAAACATCTTTCTAACGTTGAAATGGAATCCAAAATTACTTCTaatttttgtctaattttgcATCAAAGATGAAGCATTTTTGATTTGAGTGCTCGAATCAGTGAACACAAAATTTTGTGgtacagttatttatttatttttgaacaacttCTTCAGTCCAGCTGCTGTGAGGAAAACCACATATTTGAAGTTAAAATGATGGCATATCACAGGTTACACCTGAGGAAGTTCTCAGAGTCCTCAGTTTGCATCAACACtacaacatttttagaaaaaatagtAATTTCCTCTCGTAACAAACACtgggagtttatttttttctgctctcttgGGTGACCATGAAATGTTTAAGGTCAAAAGCTGTGAGAAGAGCTAATGTAACTCTAAAGATAATTTCAACACAAAACTATTTTTGCGTAATCATGCTGCTATGTCACAACTTGATTAGTCATAACAGATGGTACCCCGCCCTGAGTTCAGCTCTCCTCTTATTACTTAATCCTCTGTGAATCTGCTTGTCCTTATTGTTAGTGTCCTTAGActacttgttttaaattttatgcttcatgaataaaatgtagtttattAGATCTcagtgtgcattttttaaatatgttgtcaGGGACTTGGATAAAAACATGTGAAGCCTTAACATCCCAAATGTTTATAGAAAATACTtctaatattgttttatttttaatgtcttgtTCTGAAGATATCCGATAACCCACCCTATGCTTGAGGGCATTTATTGTCTTataaatctctttttattttatttgttattttgaaCTTCAGTAGATATTATCTTTATGCAAAAAGTATAAAGATGTTGAAATGGatttttttgctctcttttgTTCTTTGCTTGAAATCAGACTGAGCACATTCAGAGTTTAAGAAGACTGAACAAAATTTGTGAACATGTATGTTTATTTTGCCTGAGCATGTGATGTGTTTCTGCTCATCTCAGTTTGGGGTTTAAGTGTGTATATTAATAACATTTGAGAATATGCAACTCCTGCCTCACATAGAAGCCCATGTATCCTGGTCTACAGACTGAATCACTGACAAAATTCAGGACCTCCCACCTCCATTTACTGCCAGGGGCCCTGAATCTTCTAGCAGCACCCCTGCAGGAAAGCATATTCTCCTCTGATCTTTGTAAAAAACCTCAGCACACTTTCAGTGCCtctgaacaaacacattttactgaCTGAATGAATGCCTGGACAAGTGATGCTTTGACTTCTGActctgtgtatgtttgtggtttttgacAGATGAATAAACTTGCAGATGATAACAACTGAGCTCTGTTCATGGTTTTTCCAGCGAATGAGCGTCTCATCTACGGCTCAGCTCACGATGCTCCAGGGGAAATAAGCGCACGGTTAGCTGATGCAGTTATTGGTTCAAATGGGAAAGAATCTCTCTATAGCCTAATTTCCAGCTCTTCATTGCCCATTATTCTTAATATTACTTCTACCAAGAAAGCTGCTCCCCTGCTCGATTGTTTATCTGTCAGCGGTATATctcacaaacagacaaaatgttttgtgctAACCACAAGTCTGAGTTATTATTCTTTGATGAGGATCTAGCAATCTACATTCCTGCCTTGATGTGGTTTTTATgatttgtaaaatgtttaaattagatcaaattaaacaaaatgcactTC
The Kryptolebias marmoratus isolate JLee-2015 linkage group LG24, ASM164957v2, whole genome shotgun sequence DNA segment above includes these coding regions:
- the zmat3 gene encoding zinc finger matrin-type protein 3, which encodes MMALQLRSGDAAFYQSAEYCRNYTSPPVSYSDSSHYLARLPGPETMLKPPLSLFSHPQQPFHYMDSLHPLGPPPMAPAQPLGPPPIAPTQAIGPPTLAPTQSLGPPHITASHTLRPPAIIPPHTLAPPPMPPAQPMCPPPMAHTLGPPPVDPTQAIVPPTMDLTQSLGPPHLTPAQALVPPPVVAPAANRFPLPPSPLSSPPAPDPDPSQMPSRPPGPSLNPPPVSSYICGPVPGQAAPTSEQPQDESSSLGMEDQEDSLGLEELCKPLYCKLCNVTLNSAQQAQAHYQGKNHSKKLRNFYAGSQQPPAIRIPEVLEGAGQTAGSGSTDGDAGRQALYKGAPRVILATENDYCKLCDASFSSLAVAQAHYQGKNHAKKLRLAEAQQNSNNIEGNNETAPRKNRKDGSEYRLVKNRRSPQLPAAMPGPYYNPRPRQRIPRDLAMCVTPSGQFYCSMCNCGAEQESDFRQHLESKQHKAKVSELRYRHEMENLGYS